A region of Vitis vinifera cultivar Pinot Noir 40024 chromosome 13, ASM3070453v1 DNA encodes the following proteins:
- the LOC100241992 gene encoding uncharacterized protein LOC100241992, with protein MFKNTFQSGFLSILYSLGSKPLQIWDKEVVNGQIKRTQDEDIHSNVLEIVGSNVQSTYITCPADPAATLGIKLPFLVMIVKNLKKYFTFEIQVLDDKNVRRRFRASNFQAVTRVKPYICTMPLRMDEGWNTIQLNLADFTRRAYGTNYVETLRVQVHANCRLRRIYFSDRLYSEEELPPEFKLYLPMQKA; from the exons ATGTTTAAGAACACATTCCAGTCAGGGTTTCTATCAATTCTATACAGCCTCGG GAGCAAGCCTTTGCAGATTTGGGATAAAGAAG TTGTCAATGGCCAGATAAAACGAACTCAAGATGAAGATATACACTCCAATGTCCTTGAAATAGTTGGGTCAAATGTCCAATCCACATACATTACATGCCCAGCAGACCCTGCTGCAACACTTGGTATAAAGCTACCGTTCTTGGTTATGATTGTAAAGAATCTAAAGAAATATTTCACATTTGAGATTCAAGTGCTGGATGATAAGAATGTCAGGCGACGTTTTCGTGCTTCTAATTTTCAA GCTGTGACTCGAGTGAAGCCATACATATGCACTATGCCATTGAGGATGGATGAGGGATGGAATACGATCCAGTTGAATCTTGCTGATTTTACCAGAAGAGCATATGGAACCAACTATGTTGAGACATTGCGAGTTCAGGTTCATGCAAATTGCCGGCTGAGAAGGATTTATTTCTCTGACCGCCTTTACTCAGAAGAGGAACTCCCACCAGAATTCAAACTGTATCTCCCAATGCAG AAAGCATGA
- the LOC100247232 gene encoding putative disease resistance RPP13-like protein 1, with product MEVVGELLLFAAFLVLFDKLASSYSLDFAANTTFILNSANGRLNFLSIHDVLNDPRRSRLRVPLSNSGFLISGTWPMTWMTNWTTSTPKCCDASWHCNLMPQPPPPPQARYGVSSLLAVLVSPQVMFLLRLAWGPRIKDITSGVEDISTRKTQLGLEKVAWTTTSTGKRPPTTCLFNEPQVHGRDDDKKKIVDLLLSDESAVIPIVGMGVVGKTTLDRLVYNGDAVRKHFDPKAWVFVSNEFDAVKIAKTILSAISPQTHDSKDFNLLLVELSQSLAGKRFLLVLDDVWNKNYEVWNDLRAPFRGGDKGSKLLVTTRDQGVASMMELSVNHHHSLKPLSDDDCWLVFVQHAFENRNIEQHLNLKSIGKKIVEKCDGLPLVAKVLGDLLCSELQDDKWEHIFNRKIWSLPDTECGIIPALRLSYHHLPAHFKRCFFYCATFLKDYEFKEKEPVLLRMTEGLI from the coding sequence ATGGAGGTCGTTGGAGAGTTGCTTCTTTTTGCCGCCTTTCTAGTGCTGTTTGATAAGTTGGCCTCCTCTTATTCCCTCGACTTCGCCGCCAACACCACATTCATTCTCAACTCAGCCAATGGAAGACTCAACTTTTTGAGTATTCATGATGTGCTCAACGACCCGAGGAGAAGCAGATTACGAGTCCCTCTGTCAAACTCTGGGTTTCTAATCTCCGGAACTTGGCCTATGACCTGGATGACAAACTGGACGACTTCAACACCGAAATGCTGCGACGCAAGCTGGCACTGCAACCTCATGCCGcagccaccaccaccaccacaagCAAGGTATGGAGTCTCATCCCTACTTGCTGTACTCGTTTCACCCCAAGTCATGTTTCTTTTAAGGTTGGCATGGGGTCCAAGAATCAAGGATATCACCAGCGGCGTGGAAGATATTTCCACTCGCAAAACTCAATTGGGTTTGGAAAAGGTTGCATGGACAACGACTTCTACTGGGAAAAGGCCACCCACCACATGTTTGTTTAATGAACCACAAGTTCATGGCAGAGATGATGACAAAAAGAAGATTGTTGATTTGCTGCTCAGCGATGAATCTGCTGTTATCCCCATCGTTGGTATGGGTGTGGTGGGTAAAACCACACTTGACCGACTTGTTTATAACGGTGATGCAGTGAGGAAGCATTTTGATCCAAAAGCATGGGTCTTTGTGTCTAATGAGTTTGATGCGGTGAAAATAGCAAAGACTATTCTCAGTGCCATCTCTCCCCAGACCCACGATTCCAAGGATTTCAATCTACTACTAGTTGAATTGAGCCAATCCTTAGCTGGAAAAAGGTTTTTGCTTGTCCTGGATGACGTTTGGAACAAGAACTATGAAGTGTGGAATGACTTGCGAGCCCCTTTCAGGGGAGGGGATAAAGGAAGTAAACTCCTAGTAACCACACGCGATCAAGGAGTGGCATCAATGATGGAACTATCTGTTAACCACCACCATTCTCTTAAGCCTTTATCAGATGATGATTGTTGGTTGGTATTTGTACAACATGCGTTTGAAAACAGAAATATTGAACAGCACCTGAATTTAAAGTCAATAGgcaagaaaattgttgaaaagtGTGATGGTTTGCCATTAGTAGCAAAGGTTCTTGGTGATCTCTTATGCTCTGAACTTCAAGATGATAAATGGGAACatatatttaatagaaaaatttgGAGTTTACCCGATACCGAATGTGGCATCATCCCTGCATTAAGGTTGAGTTATCATCACCTTCCAGCACATTTTAAAAGATGCTTTTTCTATTGTGCAACATTTCTCAAAGACTACGAATTTAAGGAAAAGGAGCCAGTCTTGTTACGGATGACTGAGGGTTTAATTTGA
- the LOC104881260 gene encoding putative disease resistance protein At3g14460, with protein MVLGSTGVDFTSLVALEIGQISNLSHIGEEFMRCLPALEDLSIKDCKEVRWLRLEKLGGLNHLTMCGCPTLISLEEQALPCNLQYLEIEGCRNLEKLPNEMQSLGSVTELIIEGCPKLVNILEKGWPPLLRKLHLFHCEGLEALPGDWMMMRMEGDNTNSLCVLESMEISSCPSLIFFPKGELSTSLTRLCIANCENVESLPEGIMHSCRLEKLDIFNCSSLTSFPRGELPSTLKELFVGSCGNLKLLPNFMQSLTSLVIRDCRNLNFQQHHMQNLTSLGNFTISKCQGLVSFLEGGLGFGLNLTHVEIEGCENLKMPLSE; from the coding sequence ATGGTGTTGGGAAGTACTGGAGTTGATTTCACGTCCCTCGTAGCATTAGAAATTGGACAAATTTCAAATCTGAGTCATATTGGGGAAGAATTTATGAGGTGCTTACCAGCTTTGGAAGATTTGAGCATAAAAGATTGCAAAGAGGTGAGATGGTTGAGATTAGAAAAGCTAGGTGGGCTGAATCATTTAACCATGTGTGGATGCCCCACTCTCATATCTTTGGAGGAGCAGGCGTTGCCATGCAATCTTCAATATCTGGAAATAGAAGGGTGTAGAAATCTGGAGAAGCTGCCAAATGAAATGCAAAGTTTGGGGTCAGTGACTGAGTTAATAATCGAAGGGTGTCCAAAGCTTGTGAATATTCTGGAGAAAGGGTGGCCGCCTCTGCTAAGAAAACTTCACTTGTTTCATTGTGAGGGTCTTGAGGCACTACCAGGTGATTggatgatgatgaggatggAGGGTGACAACACCAACTCATTATGTGTTCTTGAAAGCATGGAAATTAGCAGTTGTCcatctcttattttctttccaaaaggTGAATTGTCCACCTCACTTACACGACTGTGCATTGCAAACTGTGAAAATGTAGAGTCCCTACCAGAGGGTATTATGCACTCTTGCCGTCTCGAGAAGTTGGACATCTTCAATTGTTCATCTCTAACCTCATTTCCAAGAGGTGAGTTACCCTCCACCCTTAAGGAGCTCTTTGTTGGGAGCTGTGGGAATCTGAAATTGCTTCCCAATTTCATGCAAAGCCTCACATCTCTTGTTATTAGGGACTGTAGGAATCTCAACTTCCAGCAACATCACATGCAAAACCTCACATCTCTTGGAAATTTTACAATATCTAAATGTCAGGGCCTGGTGTCATTTCTGgaagggggtttgggttttggacTCAACTTGACACATGTTGAAATTGAAGGTTGTGAGAATCTGAAGATGCCTTTGTCAGAGTGA
- the LOC100257485 gene encoding putative disease resistance RPP13-like protein 1, which yields MEVVGELLLSAALQVLFDKLASSDFLSFARQEHIHSQLKKWETQLFNIREVLNDAEDKQNESTSVKLWLAELRILAYDMEDILDEFNTEMLRRKLAVQPQAAAASTSKVWSLIPSCCTSFTPSHVTFNVSMGSKIKDITSRLEDISTRKAELRLKKVAGTTTTWKRTPTTSLFNEPQVHGRDDDKNKMVDLLLSDESAVVPIVGMGGLGKTTLARLAYNDDAVVKHFSPRAWVCVSVESDVEKITKAILSDISPQSSDSNNFNRLQVELSQSLAGKRFLLVLDDVWNMNYDNWNDLRSPFRGGAKGSKVIVTTRDRGVALIMQPSVNYHHSLERLSGDDCWSIFVQHAFENRDIQKHPNLKSIGKKIVEKCDGLPLAAKVLGGLLRSKQRDDEWEHILNSKIWTLPECGIIPALRLSYHHLPAQLKRCFVYCATFPQDYEFRETELVLLWMAEGLIQPLEGNKQMEDLGAEYFRELVSRSFFQQSGNGGSQFVMHDLISDLAQSVAAQLCFNLEDKLEHNKNHIISRDTRHVSFNRCFDEIFKKFEALNEVEKLRTFIALPIYVGPFFGPCHLTSKVFSCLFPKLRYLRVLSLSGYWIKELPNSIGDLKHLRYLNFSNTFIERLPESISELYNLQALILCQCRYLAMLPKSIGNLVNLRHLDITDTRSLKKMPPHISNLVNLQTLSKFMVEKNNSSSSIKELKKLSNIRGTLSILGLHNVADAQDAMDVDLKGKHNIKDLTMEWGYDFDDTRNEKNEMQVLELLQPHKNLEKLTISFYGGGIFPSWIGNPSFSLMVQLCLKGCRNCTLLPSLGQLSSLKNLRIQGMSGIKNIDVEFYGPNVESFQSLESLTFSDMPEWEEWRSPSFIDEERLFPRLRELKMMECPKLIPPLPKVLPLHELKLEACNEEVLGRIAADFNSLAALEIGDCKEVRWLRLEKLGGLKRLKVRGCDGLVSLEEPALPCSLEYLEIEGCENLEKLPNELQSLRSATELVIRECPKLMNILEKGWPPMLRELRVYDCKGIKALPGDWMMMRMDGDNTNSSCVLERVEIWWCPSLLFFPKGELPTSLKRLIIRFCENVKSLPEGIMRNCNLEQLYTGRCSSLTSFPSGELPSTLKRLSIWNCGNLELPPDHMPNLTYLNIEGCKGLKHHHLQNLTSLELLYIIGCPSLESLPEGGLGFAPNLRFVTIVNCEKLKTPLSEWGLNRLLSLKDLTIAPGGYQNVVSFSHGHDDCHLRLPTSLTDLHIGNFQNLESMASLPLPTLVSLERLYIRNCPKLQQFLPKEGLPATLGWLEIWGCPIIEKRCLKNGGEDWPHIAHIPVIDIGRN from the coding sequence ATGGAGGTTGTTGGAGAGCTTCTTCTTTCTGCCGCCTTGCAAGTGCTGTTTGATAAGTTGGCCTCCTCTGATTTCCTCAGCTTTGCCCGACAAGAACACATTCATTCTCAACTCAAAAAGTGGGAGACCCAACTCTTCAATATTCGTGAAGTGCTCAACGACGCCGAGGATAAGCAGAATGAAAGTACCTCTGTCAAACTCTGGCTTGCTGAGCTCAGGATCTTGGCGTATGACATGGAGGACATCCTCGACGAGTTCAACACCGAAATGCTGCGACGCAAGCTGGCAGTGCAACCTCAGGCGGCTGCCGCCTCCACGAGCAAGGTATGGAGTCTCATCCCTTCTTGCTGTACTAGTTTCACTCCCAGTCATGTTACTTTTAATGTTAGCATGGGATCCAAGATCAAGGATATCACCAGCCGCTTGGAAGATATTTCCACTCGCAAAGCCGAACTGCGTTTGAAAAAGGTTGCAGGAACGACTACTACTTGGAAAAGAACACCCACCACATCTTTGTTTAATGAACCACAAGTTCATGGCCGAGATGATGACAAAAACAAGATGGTAGATTTGCTGCTCAGCGATGAATCTGCTGTTGTCCCCATCGTTGGTATGGGCGGGTTGGGTAAAACCACATTAGCCAGACTTGCGTATAACGATGATGCGGTGGTGAAGCATTTTAGTCCAAGAGCATGGGTTTGTGTGTCTGTTGAGTCTGATGTGGAGAAAATAACAAAGGCTATTCTCAGCGACATCTCTCCCCAGAGCAGCGATTCCAACAATTTCAATCGACTCCAAGTTGAATTAAGCCAATCATTAGCTGGAAAAAGGTTTTTGCTTGTCCTGGATGATGTTTGGAACATGAACTATGATAATTGGAATGACTTGCGATCCCCTTTCAGGGGAGGGGCTAAAGGAAGTAAAGTCATAGTAACCACACGTGATCGAGGAGTGGCATTAATAATGCAACCATCTGTTAACTACCACCACTCTCTTGAGCGTTTATCAGGCGATGACTGCTGGTCGATATTTGTACAACATGCATTTGAAAACAGAGACATCCAAAAACATCCCAATTTAAAATCAATAGGCAAGAAGATTGTGGAAAAGTGCGATGGTTTGCCGTTAGCAGCAAAGGTGCTTGGTGGCCTCTTACGCTCCAAGCAGCGAGACGATGAATGGGAGCATATATTGAATAGCAAAATTTGGACCTTACCAGAATGTGGCATCATTCCTGCATTACGGTTGAGTTATCATCATCTTCCAGCGCAACTAAAAAGATGCTTTGTTTATTGCGCAACATTTCCTCAAGACTACGAATTTAGGGAAACTGAGCTAGTTTTGTTATGGATGGCAGAGGGATTAATTCAACCATTGGAAGGAAATAAGCAAATGGAAGATTTAGGTGCTGAGTACTTTCGTGAATTGGTGTCGAGGTCATTTTTCCAACAGTCTGGAAATGGTGGATCACAATTCGTCATGCACGACCTCATTAGTGATCTAGCTCAATCAGTTGCTGCACAACTATGTTTCAATTTGGAGGATAAGTTGGAGCATAATAAGAACCATATCATTTCACGAGACACTCGCCATGTGTCATTCAATCGTTGTTTTGATGagatctttaaaaaatttgaagctCTCAACGAAGTGGAGAAGTTACGAACATTTATAGCGTTACCAATTTATGTTGGACCTTTTTTTGGACCGTGCCATTTAACTAGTAAGGTGTTTAGTTGCTTGTTCCCCAAACTAAGATATTTAAGAGTGCTATCTTTGAGTGGGTATTGGATAAAAGAGTTGCCAAACTCAATTGGAGATTTAAAGCATTTACGATATCTTAATTTTTCCAATACATTTATTGAAAGGCTACCAGAATCGATAAGTGAGCTCTACAATTTACAAGCCTTAATATTGTGTCAATGTCGATATCTTGCAATGTTACCTAAGAGCATCGGGAATTTGGTTAATCTTCGACATCTGGATATTACTGATACAAGGAGCTTAAAGAAGATGCCTCCACACATAAGTAACTTGGTAAATTTGCAAACACTATCAAAATTTATGGtggagaaaaataatagctCATCAAGtataaaagaattgaagaagTTGTCGAATATTAGAGGGACACTTTCCATTTTAGGGTTGCATAATGTGGCGGATGCTCAAGATGCAATGGATGTGGATTTGAAGGGGAAGCATAACATTAAAGATTTAACAATGGAATGGGGCTATGATTTTGATGATACTCGCAatgaaaagaatgaaatgcaagTTTTGGAGTTGCTTCAACCTCATAAAAATCTGGAAAAACTCACCATCTCATTTTATGGTGGAGGAATATTCCCAAGTTGGATTGGGAACCCTTCATTCTCACTGATGGTGCAGTTGTGTCTCAAAGGTTGCAGAAACTGCACACTGTTACCATCTCTTGGGCAATTGTCCTCGCTCAAAAACTTGCGCATTCAAGGAATGAgtggaataaaaaatatagatgttGAGTTTTACGGGCCGAATGTGGAGTCTTTTCAATCGTTGGAGTCTCTAACCTTTTCGGATATGCCAGAGTGGGAAGAATGGCGTTCTCCCAGTTTCATTGATGAAGAGAGATTATTTCCTCGCCTCCGTGAGCTTAAGATGATGGAATGTCCAAAGTTGATTCCTCCGCTTCCAAAAGTTTTACCTCTCcatgaattaaaattagaagCATGTAACGAAGAAGTGTTGGGCAGAATTGCAGCTGATTTCAACTCCCTTGCAGCGTTGGAAATTGGAGATTGCAAAGAGGTGAGATGGTTGAGATTAGAAAAGCTCGGCGGGCTGAAGCGTTTAAAGGTGCGTGGATGTGATGGACTCGTATCCTTGGAGGAGCCAGCTCTACCATGCAGTCTTGAATATCTGGAAATAGAAGGGTGTGAAAATCTTGAGAAGCTGCCAAATGAATTGCAAAGTCTCAGGTCAGCAACTGAGTTAGTAATCCGAGAGTGTCCGAAGCTTATGAACATTCTGGAGAAAGGGTGGCCGCCCATGCTAAGGGAACTTCGAGTGTATGATTGTAAGGGTATCAAGGCACTACCAGGTGATTggatgatgatgaggatggATGGTGACAACACCAACTCCTCATGTGTCCTTGAAAGAGTGGAAATTTGGTGGTGTCCATCTCTCCTTTTCTTTCCAAAAGGTGAATTACCCACCTCACTTAAACGACTGATAATTCGATTTTGTGAAAATGTCAAGTCCCTACCGGAGGGTATTATGCGCAATTGCAATCTCGAGCAGTTGTATACTGGGAGATGTTCATCTCTGACCTCATTTCCAAGTGGTGAGTTACCCTCCACCCTTAAGCGCCTCAGCATTTGGAATTGTGGGAATCTGGAATTGCCGCCGGATCACATGCCCAACCTCACATATCTTAATATTGAGGGATGTAAGGGTCTCAAACATCATCACTTGCAAAACCTCACTTCTCTTGAACTTCTGTATATAATTGGATGTCCCAGTCTAGAGTCATTACCGGAAGGGGGTTTGGGTTTCGCCCCCAACTTGAGATTTGTTACAATTGTCAATTGTGAGAAGCTGAAGACGCCTCTGTCAGAGTGGGGACTCAACAGGCTCCTCTCTCTCAAAGACCTCACCATTGCTCCAGGTGGATATCAAAATGTGGTTTCATTTTCACATGGTCATGATGACTGCCACCTTCGTCTTCCTACATCTCTCACCGATCTTCACATTGGAAATTTCCAGAATCTGGAATCCATGGCCTCCCTGCCTCTCCCGACCCTCGTCTCCCTTGAACGTCTTTATATCCGGAATTGTCCAAAGCTCCAGCAGTTTTTGCCAAAGGAAGGGCTGCCGGCAACACTCGGTTGGCTTGAGATCTGGGGTTGTCCTATCATAGAAAAGAGGTGCTTAAAGAACGGAGGAGAAGATTGGCCCCACATTGCCCACATCCCCGTCATTGATATAGGCCGCAATTGA